From the genome of Scytonema hofmannii PCC 7110, one region includes:
- the tnpA gene encoding IS200/IS605 family transposase — protein MKNDFVSKGRSVSDLKALLVLTTKYRRKAITGEMLKRLHVILEDLLVKWDCKLVEFNGESDHVHALFQYHPDLQLSTLVGNIKSTTFRRLRQEFAEHLRRFYTKDVFWNGSYFIASCGGVTISTLKQYIEAQDSPEIGNSSSTPLPR, from the coding sequence GTGAAAAATGATTTTGTTTCAAAAGGTCGGTCAGTCAGTGACTTAAAAGCCCTTCTTGTACTGACAACCAAATATAGACGCAAAGCCATTACTGGTGAGATGTTGAAGCGTTTGCACGTTATCCTTGAAGACTTGTTGGTTAAATGGGACTGCAAACTAGTTGAGTTTAATGGGGAATCCGACCATGTACACGCTCTATTCCAGTATCATCCTGACTTGCAGTTAAGCACACTAGTTGGAAACATTAAGTCAACGACTTTCCGCAGACTCAGACAAGAATTTGCAGAGCATTTAAGGCGTTTCTATACCAAAGATGTTTTCTGGAATGGGTCTTACTTTATCGCTAGTTGCGGTGGTGTGACCATCTCAACCTTAAAACAGTATATTGAAGCACAAGACAGTCCGGAGATTGGCAATTCCTCATCGACCCCACTCCCGCGTTGA